Within the Heliangelus exortis chromosome 5, bHelExo1.hap1, whole genome shotgun sequence genome, the region TTATTGTTCTGTTACCCTGATATTCTCACATCCAGCTAACCCAATTTGTGCTTTTTAGTCCAACTTTTAAGATCTTTTACGATATATCTTATCTACCACCTTGCCCCATACATGACACGAGATGATAACTtcctaaatatatatatattctgaatTTCAAATTCTCCTCACTACCTCTGTGTAGAATTAGAATTTTAGGGAAAGTAGGAAAGATATCCTATGCATTTTCTCATACCTCACCTCTTAAAGGTATCAGATCAATGGATCCTACTGCTTCCTCCTGTTCCTGTAAGAAGCATGGAAGAAACAAGCTGATCTTCCTGTGATTCTTTCAAAAATGGCCTAAGGTACCACAACATCTACCTTGCCAAATGTCATTTGGTGCTGATACCACAACTGATTTCAAAAGAACTAGATGGGCTATGTCCTCCATTATTACACTGTACTATGCTACTCTCCTGCCTTCTGGGCTTGCTGGCTGAGCTTCAATACTGCTGTGAGATATCAGACATCCCAGTATGCACAATTACAGAAGGTAGGTTTAATAAAATACACGATATAGTCTGCAAACACTTTCCTTTTAATCAGGTCCCATGTCCTGCACCATTTTCAGCAGGGGGGCAAGATACCATGAAAGGCATAGCTATTATTTTGCCACAGCTCCACTAGGGAAAATCCTGCCATGAAACTTCTCTCTAGGCCTATGGCTAGTAAAAATATTATCTGCGTGTCTCCTCTTTATGAGGCATGCAAGGCATATCTCTTCCTCAGTCTAAAAAGGCTGAAATCCCTTAAAAGAGGGAAGCCCCTTACAATTTCTCTATTTAACATAATTAAGAAAGACTACAAAAGCATTTTCCACAGTCTTCTGCAATATCAATTCCAGAGGcatcaaaaaaacaaagggcCTAGTAATCATTTAGCAAGAGTCTACTTtcaagattcttttttttagaaTCTGAAACATACGATAGAAAGTGATCAAAGCATCAGAGTACCTCATCAGCTAGACTGCAGTTTTTTGAAAACTGTCACACAGAAAGGAACATACCATGTACAATCCAGATTTCTTAAGATTCTTAGAAAAAAGTCATTCTTAGCTCTTTACACAGACtgcctctgaaaaaaacccaaacctcaaaCTGGAGGGAGTGACATAGTTAAGTACCTAAACAATCTCAAGTGAAATAAATGTCTGTAGAACACCTTCTGTAACATGACTGATGTGGTTCTCTACTAGTAAGGCCCAATACCTGATGCAAACAGTGATGTTAGCTACATTTCAAGGCAAGCAGGCTAGGAATGATATGAATTTacaaggaggattttttttggttggggttttttttgttttgtttttttaagttcaaaCTCAGGTAGATAAATTTTTTAGGGATATTATTTAAGCTGacatcctgctgctttttttttttttttttaatcctcctCTCCATTCAACCCAGGGGACAGGAAACAGACTTGTTTCACCACAAGTCATTatgttcctttctcttctcacctttctttttttcatatacttAGCAAtctgatttaattaaaaaaaaaaaaaaaaatttaggcTTGTGAACTACAGATATGCATATCAAATAATAGCCAACCAGTCTTACAAAATTAATCCTGCTGAATGAGTATCTTCCTtgtactgttttaaaaaaaagtcacttcagTGTAATAACGATGCTTAATCTCTCAGCTAGCAAGCAAATACCAAGCCACTTGCCTATTACACTTGTTAGCCTTTAATAAATAATGGCTTTGGAACAAACACTCCCAGAGCAAGCTTTGGGATTTTCACTCTCTCAACTGTGCAGATGAAATCAAGAGTATATTCATCAAAACACATCATTCTATCTGGGTCCTAAGACACCCATCACTTTAACCAAAGACTACCATGAACATAGAATGCTGCTTCAGCACAAGCAGATCCTCTCTAATTCAAACATGTTAAAGCCCCAAGGCAAGACTGCTATAACAAAGGACAGTGGCAGCCTAAAGATACTACCCCACCACCGTCTCATCTCCTCACACCAGGTCTCTTCATCTACTTGCAGCTGATGATGGCCTGTTCTGCTGTTCCATTCTCAGAACCGACTATCTGAAGATGATAATAGGAAGATGTTTGCTTGCTGGATACTGCAAATGACTGTCTTTTCAGTATAAGAATGGGAATATACCAGCAGACCACATTCAAGCTTCTGGAGTCCAAGAAAGTATGCAGAACTGGCACGGAGTTCAAAGTGACACTGAAGTAGTAAGTACCATTCTGCTAAGGCCCCACCACGCTATTTCGGTCCCCAAACTGGCTCTGAAACAAGTTGTTAATGGGATGCTACTTCCCAAGTTTTGGACTCAGAAAATGCTCAAGTAAAAGCTTGAGACAGGAAACAGGAGGCACAGAAAGAACTTAACAGTTATATACCTTTTCACTACATGTTGGGATAAGTGGAGTCTTCGGGGTTGCTATCAGCTTTATCAGATCCTGTCAGAGATGCTTCTAGCTCTGCCCATGACTGTGGAGCATTGTTCTTTATTGCCTCTATGAAAAGCTGAGTTTGGTGCTTCAGCCTGTCCAGCTCAGCCTGAGTCACCTGGTTCTGATGAATGAGCTCCTTGGTTTTCAAAGTGATCTCCAGCAATCCTGACCTGCGTAGCACAACGAGTGTATTCTGAAAGCGTCTGCACTTGCTTTgttgctgcaggagcagctcaggggtAGTGCAAATCTCTTCTGGTATCAGTGAGGGGCTCCACACTGCAGACTGTGCTGTAGTCTGTGCTGCACCCTCACTCTCATGAGCGGTGCACTTTGTTGACTGCAGAGTCCCAAAAGGCAAAAGGGGAGTCAAACCCGGCACTTTCTGAGTGTCACTGGAACCACgatgaaaaccagaaagagcTGACAGCTTTCCACTTGTCACCAAAGCTGAAGAACTTTGCAGGTTAGATTCCTGAGAGGTCTTAAAGCTAACTGGTAGGTGGGCAAAAGGACTAGTAGGCAAGCCTGTGCTCCTTGATACAGGAGAAGCCTCCATCTTGGGTGTTTCTGTGCAGAGTCGTTTATGGCAACTggtttcctgctgctcttctaGATCAAAGGAGTGACCTCTTTTGCAGGGCTGTGGTGCTATTTTGGGATATGAATTCAGGATGGGCAGGTAATTAGTAGagtcatttctctttttcccagcAGGGTGAGGGTTAACAGGAGGTGGGATTGATGGACGAAGAAACACTAGCTGTGGCTGAGCTGGAATAACTTCAAAGGATGGCTGCACTGTCCAAGATTGGAGCTGCGATGAACTCCCCTGAGCAGcacaaacagggaaaaaaaacagaagtcttACAACAACATTACAGAAGAGGATCAAAAACCCTTAAATGAAATGGGTGAACTGTGccatttctctttattttataCACACTATCAAATTAACATGTTCTGAACAGTATACCTTTAAACTCAACCTTTTCTTTGACTGATAACAGAGCATAGCACTAGAACCAAAGCTGTAATCTATAATCCCTTAACTATGGAACAGCAGCCACCTTTAAAAACAATTGAAACTGAATTTACACATGCTTTCCTAAATGAGGATAACAGTGCATGTTTATACTGTACAACGCTTATGTAAAAGTTTGACCCAGACTTGGGGCTGAACAACAAGTGtagagaaaagctgaaaaataattaaccaTTGTtgttaagaaatattttaagagtcAAAGAAAGACTACACAGACATTTTAGGAACAATTCATGCTCCCTCTTTGTTGTAAGGCAGCAACTCTGACCTTTCTCATTCTATTCTTACAGCAAGCTTTTGAAACGGTTATTTAAAACAGACAACAGCTGTTCAGTAAGACTTGCAGTCTTACATACAGTACGGTTTCAATAGATTTAAAACcataaagtagaaaaaaaaaaaaaaaaaaaaaaaaagctgaatagCAAccaagacaaggaaaaaaatatctgctggAAGCCCAGAGCAGTATAACTACACACCTCTGCTAAAATAGTGCACACCAATCTTCAAAACACTGTACTTCAAGAAAAATGCCCAAGTTTTTACTCTCTCCCACATGCCATATTCTGCAATATGCAGGAATACATTGATTTTTATAAGACATtaccttttcttcctgcagtaCATTACTAAGGATCTTCATGCGATCTCTTGGCCAAAAAGCATGCCCATTTTTCTCCAAGCATACCAAATGGTCTAGTATAAGATACTAATTCTCTCTGAAGCAAAATACCACCTCTCAATATGTTTAAGTCATCACCACGATTATTATACTAATATAATATATTGCCAGCTACTTTTCCAATTCCTTATGACTTGGAAAGCTACTAGCAGACCTGCTGAAGGCACAGCTTTGAGATAGCACAAATGCATTTTATGGATTTTTGGTACTACATTGAATCATCTGCAATCTTTTGCCCCAGTCTCATAAGGTTTAAACTGGCAAGAGCCAGCATGCTTTGCTGAGTCCATTCCCTCAGTAAAAGACCTGAACTTGTCAAAAGAAGGAGTTTGCCACGGATTAGAGACTTGGATACGAGATCCAGTTCTCTGACAACTCTGACAATTTCTTTCATTCAGTGGACAAGATGCTTATGGAATAGGGATACAGACCAACTACTTgcaaaaaataagaatttttccCTTATCATAGAAGAACGGACAACCACATTCAAAAGAGGAGTAAAGGAAGTATATTAATACCTGGCTGTACAAACAAAGGTGCAAGGTTTTAGGATCAGAAATTGTCATTTACTGGACAATTGTacagcagccagcccagcagagccctaAAATTATTGACACCAAAAGAGCTGTGGTAACTGTGTATCTTGTTCTTGGattttcctgtctctcttgGGTACTTACTTCTCCCTTCCACCCACATTacattcttctctttttctcccacCCAATATCTCATTGTTAGCAGAGACGacacttattttattttactaattCTGCAAAGTaggctttaaaatgaaagctaaCAGCCTGCATGTATCAGCATCACTTGTCTAAAAAGCCCTCCTACTTACTTCTACAAGACTTACAGAAACCTTGTCCCACAAGCAGCAGTGTGTTTCACAGAATTAATCCgtttgattctttttttgtaacattATTGTTAGGTAATACTCTGAAATTGGGACAGCAGGTAACTATCACTGCACAGGATCACAGTGGTTCagaatgatgatgatgatgactgaAACTGAAACTGAAACAAACAGCAGTAACTGGATACTGCcttactgcctttttttttttttttttggtctagCGAGCTCAACTGAATGCTGTGTTGAAAAGAGCATTTTACAAAGATGATCAGCATAACTATGAGGTAACTAGGCATAATGGAAAGAGGCAGAAAGACATTTCACTATTATTCTGATCTAGACTTTATAGTTCTGTTTATTGCAGTAAGCATTTTCCAATTTAACGTTATTGTTCTTAACCATACGTAATTAGACTTGGATGTAATGACACACTGCTCAAGAGAACTGAGTCTGGTAGTTTTATTTACCACCAACTCTTCTTCGCTAGATTCCTTTTTTGCTTTACGAccaactttaattttttttatgtgtgtgtgtgtatatatttatataaaagctACTTACTAGCTACTTGTAACACAACCCAGTTTAATATTAGACTACTACTGCAATCAAAGTTTAATTTCTGAGCTCTGGGACAAAGGCTATCAACCTTTGGTAAAACTTGCTCCCTGCTATATGAAAATTGCAGCATTTCTTTAGACTGTATTTTGTTCACATATCTAGGAAGATGActataaataaaattgtttcttgTCAAGATAAAGCACAGACTTTAGAGATCAGAACCATCTCCTCTACAAATGCATAATCTGCCAAATACTAACAGAAACCCATACTTGTGTCATCACTGATAGAGCACTTGAATTAAATAGGTTTTGCTTGTGGTCGTAACCAATTCAGCAGAAGAATCAAGATCTATATTCTTTTTTACCTTCTCAGAAGTATTCTaataaaaaacactgaagaaccACTCTGCTCAGAAAACATTCATGAGCAGAGAGCAAGAGGCCTAATAATATGGCAATACTTGGAACTTGGAGCTCTCATTCTTTCTGCAAGACTAAAAGTTAAGACTCACAGATGTTCTGAACAACACATAAAATACTGGAGGACATAAATTGTTGCAATGTGAGCCATGACATGCAATTAAGAGAAATAACTGTTAAAGTAAACATACCCTAGCTAATTTCAGATAcggatttaattttttcatttttaagattCTGCCATAGTGTTTCCTGTTGCACGTGAAGCACTTCAGGAAGCTAAGAACCAGGAAGCAAAGCCTATAATCCTACTTTACTATCTCTattgaatgaaaaagaaaatacccactttcaaaaagaaacacactttttttttttttatctttggtACTATATACATAATGCTCttaaagttctgtttttttggaGGGATCCCTTTGAGACACAAGTTTAGCAGATGTAGCAGAGGTtctttgtttcacattttttccatcttaGTGATCCTATCTGCCCCTAAAAAGAACACAGGCAATCACAACAGAACTTTTCAAGTGACCATTTTCTTTATGAACCACAACAGCTTcgtaaaatatttttgaaaggaaaaatattttttttaaaaaccacaacTTAAGAACacacaatatttttaaacatcttatTTCTTCCCTACCTGCTTAACtaacacatttttcattacaACCATAGGAGAAAGTGCAGGAAAGGAGCTGCTCGTGGTCACTGGGCATTGCCAAGGTCCATCCTCTGTGTTCCAACACAATGTATTCGGCACACCCTCCGAGTCAGTCTGTTCCATAGCACTTGGGCACTCTGAACTTCCATCTGCCAGGTGTAGAATTCAGCTGTTAGTTGTTATACATGCAGT harbors:
- the CIPC gene encoding CLOCK-interacting pacemaker, whose amino-acid sequence is MEMKSLKHHFSMAATELDKDSGYSDGSSECPSAMEQTDSEGVPNTLCWNTEDGPWQCPVTTSSSFPALSPMVVMKNVLVKQGSSSQLQSWTVQPSFEVIPAQPQLVFLRPSIPPPVNPHPAGKKRNDSTNYLPILNSYPKIAPQPCKRGHSFDLEEQQETSCHKRLCTETPKMEASPVSRSTGLPTSPFAHLPVSFKTSQESNLQSSSALVTSGKLSALSGFHRGSSDTQKVPGLTPLLPFGTLQSTKCTAHESEGAAQTTAQSAVWSPSLIPEEICTTPELLLQQQSKCRRFQNTLVVLRRSGLLEITLKTKELIHQNQVTQAELDRLKHQTQLFIEAIKNNAPQSWAELEASLTGSDKADSNPEDSTYPNM